The following coding sequences lie in one Arachis hypogaea cultivar Tifrunner chromosome 9, arahy.Tifrunner.gnm2.J5K5, whole genome shotgun sequence genomic window:
- the LOC112712557 gene encoding uncharacterized protein isoform X2, translating into MEWFGDCSFRLDSPPDSPCNAYRLLLRSLSLIPVSHYLIAAAISLITFLYNFIECHFLQDLFSGFAGDPIHLTYHPSSIIYEAVVSKCRILHGRYLATPWLASPHVQTCFLNFFGRPPRFSYRRQLFNTPDGGTIALDWLTSSDVSGDVLRTNDVFLDESTPIVVVIPGLTSDSSSAYLKHLAYHTAKCGWNIVISNHRGLGGVSITSDCFYNAGWTEDVRTVVKYLHDEHPRTPLFLVGTSIGANVLIGDRFISRRRVQKFYDRALAFGLKGYAKLHQPHFSRLANWEGIEKSLSIRDFDHHATRVVGKYETVDTYYRRCSSASYVQSVSIPLLCISALDDPVCTKEAIPWDECRANKNIVLATPKHGGHLAFFEGITGSRLWWVRATNEFLDVLHSSEYMHVQKKISKPSTPLVTSIDQGPYVNVTDDGMVAALNNEPSTDNVEELHAIQEDSTHGKVLEDKVNEKDDPVANAKQGGSSSMAQTSSAHDSVLNDVITPFKTYLGPLTRQSRWSTWLLVYIAIATSWPLVGSALQIVFGKKLRTTSRGGSVRR; encoded by the exons ATGGAGTGGTTCGGTGATTGCTCCTTCCGTCTCGATTCGCCGCCGGACTCGCCCTGCAATGCGTACCGCCTCCTCCTCCGATCTCTCTCCCTCATCCCGGTCTCGCACTACCTCATCGCCGCCGCCATCTCCCTAATCACCTTCCTCTACAACTTCATCGAGTGCCATTTCCTTCAAGACCTCTTCTCCGGATTCGCCGGTGATCCCATCCACCTCACCTACCATCCCTCCTCGATAATCTACGAAGCCGTTGTCTCCAAGTGCCGCATCCTTCATGGCAG GTATTTGGCGACGCCGTGGTTGGCGAGTCCGCATGTTCAGACTTGTTTCTTGAATTTCTTCGGCAGGCCTCCGCGTTTCAGTTACAGAAG ACAACTGTTTAATACTCCTGATGGTGGAACCATAGCTTTGGACTGGTTAACAAGTTCTGATG TTTCTGGTGATGTTCTTCGTACGAATGATGTTTTTTTAGATGAATCGACTCCCATTGTTGTAGTGATTCCTGGTCTAACAAGTGACTCTTCATCTGCT TATCTCAAACATCTTGCATATCATACAGCAAAGTGTGGATGGAACATAGTTATCAGTAACCACCGAGGACTGGGAGGCGTTTCAATCACG TCTGATTGTTTCTACAATGCTGGATGGACCGAGGATGTCCGCACGGTGGTTAAATATCTCCACGATGAACACCCCAGGACACCTTTGTTTCTTGTTGGTACTAGTATTGGAGCTAATGTTCTG ATAGGCGACAGATTTATAAGTCGTAGGCGTGTGCAAAAGTTTTATGATAGAGCACTTGCTTTTGGACTTAAAGGATATGCAAAACT GCACCAGCCTCATTTTTCTCGGCTTGCTAATTGGGAAGGGATAGAAAAG TCACTTTCTATTCGAGATTTTGATCACCATGCTACCCGCGTTGTTGGGAAATATGAG ACGGTCGATACCTACTATAGACGCTGCAGCAGTGCTAGTTATGTGCAATCTGTTTCGATTCCACTTCTCTGTATTAGTGCTCTGGATGATCCAGTTTGTACTAAGGAAGCTATTCCCTGGGATGAATGCAG GGCAAATAAGAATATTGTATTGGCTACTCCAAAGCATGGAGGACATCTGGCTTTCTTTGAAGGAATAACTGGATCTAGGCTGTG GTGGGTAAGAGCTACGAATGAATTCCTTGATGTGCTACATTCTAGCGAATATATGCACGTGCAGAAGAAG ATCTCTAAACCAAGCACACCATTGGTAACGTCGATTGATCAGGGCCCTTATGTTAATGTTACGGACGACGGAATGGTGGCTGCATTGAACAATGAGCCAAGCACTGACAATGTAGAAGAATTACATGCAATACAAGAGGATAGTACTCATGGCAAGGTCCTAGAAGATAAAGTTAATGAAAAAGATGATCCTGTCGCTAATGCAAAGCAGGGAGGTTCCTCTAGCATGGCTCAAACGAGTAGCGCACACGACTCGGTACTAAATGATGTAATAACGCCTTTCAAAACGTACCTAGGCCCGTTAACTCGACAAAGTCGATGGTCAACGTGGTTGCTTGTTTACATTGCCATTGCCACAAGTTGGCCATTGGTTGGTTCAGCCCTACAAATTGTGTTTGGGAAAAAGCTAAGGACGACCTCAAGGGGTGGTTCGGTCAGAAGATAA
- the LOC112712557 gene encoding embryogenesis-associated protein EMB8 isoform X1, producing the protein MEWFGDCSFRLDSPPDSPCNAYRLLLRSLSLIPVSHYLIAAAISLITFLYNFIECHFLQDLFSGFAGDPIHLTYHPSSIIYEAVVSKCRILHGRYLATPWLASPHVQTCFLNFFGRPPRFSYRRQLFNTPDGGTIALDWLTSSDVSGDVLRTNDVFLDESTPIVVVIPGLTSDSSSAYLKHLAYHTAKCGWNIVISNHRGLGGVSITSDCFYNAGWTEDVRTVVKYLHDEHPRTPLFLVGTSIGANVLVKYLGEEGENLPVAGAVAICSPWDLLIGDRFISRRRVQKFYDRALAFGLKGYAKLHQPHFSRLANWEGIEKSLSIRDFDHHATRVVGKYETVDTYYRRCSSASYVQSVSIPLLCISALDDPVCTKEAIPWDECRANKNIVLATPKHGGHLAFFEGITGSRLWWVRATNEFLDVLHSSEYMHVQKKISKPSTPLVTSIDQGPYVNVTDDGMVAALNNEPSTDNVEELHAIQEDSTHGKVLEDKVNEKDDPVANAKQGGSSSMAQTSSAHDSVLNDVITPFKTYLGPLTRQSRWSTWLLVYIAIATSWPLVGSALQIVFGKKLRTTSRGGSVRR; encoded by the exons ATGGAGTGGTTCGGTGATTGCTCCTTCCGTCTCGATTCGCCGCCGGACTCGCCCTGCAATGCGTACCGCCTCCTCCTCCGATCTCTCTCCCTCATCCCGGTCTCGCACTACCTCATCGCCGCCGCCATCTCCCTAATCACCTTCCTCTACAACTTCATCGAGTGCCATTTCCTTCAAGACCTCTTCTCCGGATTCGCCGGTGATCCCATCCACCTCACCTACCATCCCTCCTCGATAATCTACGAAGCCGTTGTCTCCAAGTGCCGCATCCTTCATGGCAG GTATTTGGCGACGCCGTGGTTGGCGAGTCCGCATGTTCAGACTTGTTTCTTGAATTTCTTCGGCAGGCCTCCGCGTTTCAGTTACAGAAG ACAACTGTTTAATACTCCTGATGGTGGAACCATAGCTTTGGACTGGTTAACAAGTTCTGATG TTTCTGGTGATGTTCTTCGTACGAATGATGTTTTTTTAGATGAATCGACTCCCATTGTTGTAGTGATTCCTGGTCTAACAAGTGACTCTTCATCTGCT TATCTCAAACATCTTGCATATCATACAGCAAAGTGTGGATGGAACATAGTTATCAGTAACCACCGAGGACTGGGAGGCGTTTCAATCACG TCTGATTGTTTCTACAATGCTGGATGGACCGAGGATGTCCGCACGGTGGTTAAATATCTCCACGATGAACACCCCAGGACACCTTTGTTTCTTGTTGGTACTAGTATTGGAGCTAATGTTCTG GTAAAGTATCTTGGTGAGGAGGGTGAGAATCTTCCTGTAGCCGGGGCTGTAGCTATTTGCTCTCCTTGGGACCTTTTG ATAGGCGACAGATTTATAAGTCGTAGGCGTGTGCAAAAGTTTTATGATAGAGCACTTGCTTTTGGACTTAAAGGATATGCAAAACT GCACCAGCCTCATTTTTCTCGGCTTGCTAATTGGGAAGGGATAGAAAAG TCACTTTCTATTCGAGATTTTGATCACCATGCTACCCGCGTTGTTGGGAAATATGAG ACGGTCGATACCTACTATAGACGCTGCAGCAGTGCTAGTTATGTGCAATCTGTTTCGATTCCACTTCTCTGTATTAGTGCTCTGGATGATCCAGTTTGTACTAAGGAAGCTATTCCCTGGGATGAATGCAG GGCAAATAAGAATATTGTATTGGCTACTCCAAAGCATGGAGGACATCTGGCTTTCTTTGAAGGAATAACTGGATCTAGGCTGTG GTGGGTAAGAGCTACGAATGAATTCCTTGATGTGCTACATTCTAGCGAATATATGCACGTGCAGAAGAAG ATCTCTAAACCAAGCACACCATTGGTAACGTCGATTGATCAGGGCCCTTATGTTAATGTTACGGACGACGGAATGGTGGCTGCATTGAACAATGAGCCAAGCACTGACAATGTAGAAGAATTACATGCAATACAAGAGGATAGTACTCATGGCAAGGTCCTAGAAGATAAAGTTAATGAAAAAGATGATCCTGTCGCTAATGCAAAGCAGGGAGGTTCCTCTAGCATGGCTCAAACGAGTAGCGCACACGACTCGGTACTAAATGATGTAATAACGCCTTTCAAAACGTACCTAGGCCCGTTAACTCGACAAAGTCGATGGTCAACGTGGTTGCTTGTTTACATTGCCATTGCCACAAGTTGGCCATTGGTTGGTTCAGCCCTACAAATTGTGTTTGGGAAAAAGCTAAGGACGACCTCAAGGGGTGGTTCGGTCAGAAGATAA